tatcgacaccgggctgcagccataacaggttaagaacacaacaaagtcaaggtaatggagtggccatcacaaagccctgacctcaatcccatagaaaatgtgtgggcagaactgaaaaagcgtgtgcgagcaaggaggcctacaaacttgactcagtcaTACCACCTGTTaggaggattgggccaaaattcacccaacttcttgtgggaagcttgtggaaggctacacaaaatggttgaccaaagttaaacaatttaaaggcaatgctacctaatactaattgagtgtatgtaaacttctgacccactgggaatgtgatgaaataaataaaagctgcaTTTAAcgattctctctattattattctgtcatttcacattcttaaaataaagtggcgatcctaactgacctaagactgagaatttttactaagatgaaatgtcaggatatgtgaaaaactgagtttaaatctatttggctaaggtgtatgtaaacttccgacttcaaatgtatacagtacatataaACAACTGGTTTGACCTATTCGTATATAAATAACTATTAACAAACTATGATTCCTAAACAAAATAATATAATCAGTTTGTTTAAACTGAAAAGGTATGATATGATCCTTACATAAACACTTTATAAGCATATCATAAGTTCTTAATAAGAAAAGCCTaatttcttcctctcctccttgaaCTCATCAGTGATCTGAAATATTAGGGATATCTGAAAGCAAAATGTTTCCACCAGTCTTATCTGTCTTCTATACGTGGCCCTGGTTTACACTAAAAAGGGAAATGAACCTTGCTCTGCAACCAAGGTGCATGAATTGAGGAGCAAACTGAAGGGAAGAGGAAATTCAGCAATTCTCTTGGAAGACAGTGCCAGTAGATAAAATGCTTTGTTATTGTTAAAACCAACATGTTTCATGTTGGCCTGTAGCCTTCATCAGGGTTTACACTACATTATGTTCACCACACCCGCCATGTCAGATCAAGGATGACTTCCAAGTAAGGAGGAAGGAGGTAGGATTTTATAGGTATTCAAGTACTGAAATGAGGCCTGCTGGGTTAACTGAGGGTTTCCAGTAGGTACTGTATCTTAACCTTCAACATTTGTGGGGGAAATTCAAAACTGACCCCAGATTAGTGTCTAGCGGCAACTTTACCATACACCAGTAATTCTGTACCTCACTATTCTTCGGATCAGGAGTGAAGGCTGCAGTTCCAGCTCCGTCCTCCAGGAGGAGCCGTGTGCTCGCTATCAGGTGCCCCAGCCGGTCCCTCACTGTTTTCTTCTGGCTTTCGTATTGGGCCCTGTCCCCGCCGTTTCCCACCCCCTCTTCCAGGCCAATGGCACGCTCCAGGAGGTTCCGGCACTGTAGCAGGGCGGAGTAGAGGCGCCACAACCTGTCATTCGGAGAGAGCTGGGAGGAGAGCAGTGGCACGGTCACCAGGCACTCCCCGCCGACGGTGAGTTCCTCGGCAAACGCCTCCTTTTTTCTCTGAAGTggggagtgaggaggagggatggagagagtatggaggtggagaggaagaagagggtgATGTCATGTAAAGAAAAAACACATTAGCGGTGTTTAAAAGTACATTTCCATGACAGTGAGTGGAGAAAAACAAATGTGGTTTTTTTCACAACGAAACTGTTACACTGCAAAGGAATCACCACAAGTGACCAAAGTCAGGCATAACACAACAATTAGCGCACAACCAAACTCAATATGCTAACGCACCTCAATGGCAGCACTGCTAATCCAGTTCTCTAAAAGAGACGAGGCATTGACAAAGGTTTACTGCTTAAGAAATGCCACCACTGTATTTTGTTCATAAAATATAAAGTACAAGTAAATATAAAGTACTAGTAATATGAATAAGTCACTCATTCCGAGTTAGTGTTTAAACCAAACTGCATGCGGAATGTTCAAGGAAGTACAAAAGAGCTGACCTACGAGACTGTGCAGTAAAGAGCAGGTTTGCCCATTTTCCGATGATAGTCTAGCAATTTTCCCTTGATGAGCAACAACTGGCAAATGTTTGAACCCTATTGCGGTTAGAACAACATCCGCCCTGGCCCCAATGGAACAGCGGGGGTTAGTGGTTCAAAGGGATGGCTGGTTCAACAACCAGAACCAACCTTCCCCAACTTCACTCCAGGGGGAAAAACAGGCAGGATGTGTGACATCACAGGTGACAAGtgccgagtgtgtgtgtgtgtgtgtgtgtgtgtgtgtgtgtgtgtgtgtgtgtgtgtgtgtgtgtgtgtgtgtgtgtgtgtgtgtgtgtgtgtgtgtgtgtgtgtgtgtgtgtgtgtgtgtgtgtgtgtgagcggggTAGGAAGTTATTATATTCTATTGCATCTAGATCAGAGAATAGTGAGTGAGCTGGGATTCCATTGAGTACTTAACCCCCAGTCACGACATTATACCAAGGTGCTAACATTCTGACCACCGTGAAAATTATTCTGTGCCTGTGTGGTAGAATGATTACCGTGTAACATCGACAAGGCAGCCCTGCTTATGCAAGAGCGATGGTCAAGTAAATGGGTATATTGTTTTGTAATAGGCTACTAGACAGGGAGCAGTGGAGTGAGTTATGAACTTTGAGGGATAGGCCTATATTGTATAGATAGGCCTGTCtagagggagaggcaaaggtAAGGCAAACCGGAGACATCAAGCTCTTGATCTGACTGTCATGATCTATTTCAACACATTATTATGAGTAATGACTACGTGGTAATAGATAAGTTGAAAATCATCAGCAAAGTTGTGGGCTATATCTTGAGCGAATTTACGTAAACCgcatgtgtgtcacgccctggccttagtattctttgttttctttattattttagttaggtcagggtgtgacatggggaatgtttgtgttttgttggttttgggtgttttttatggtaaaggggttgttgtgtagtatatgggtttgtgtggagttcaggtgtctagcgttgtctatgtatgtttagttgtctaggagagtctatggttacctgaatgagttcccaattagagacagctgattttggttgtctctgattgggagccttatttagggtagccataggctctcattggttgtgggtaattgtctatgtgatacgtttgtagccagtgtgtgcacatcgttgttttagcttcacgatcgttttgtttagtgtttaagtgtttttgtttcgtgtgccttcttcgttaaataaaaggagatggcttattttccaagtgctgcgtattggtccgtcaatcctccacacgatcgtgacagaattacccaccataggaccaagcggcatggaaagcggcaacaggacctacctacacaagattcatggacatgggaggagatactggatggtaaggggccgttggctcaaccgggagaatatcgccttcctcgtgaagagctggaggcagctaaagccgagaggaggcgatatgaggaggcagcacggagacaaggctggaaacccgtgagtacaacccaaaaatttcttggggggggccttaaagggagtgtggcgaagtcaggtaggaaacctgcgcctactccctgtacttaccgtggagagcgggagtacgggcagacaccgtgttacgcagtagagcgcacggtgtctcctgtacgcgtgcatagcccgcttcggtacatttcagctccacgtatcggccgggctagactgagcgttgagccgtatgtcatgaagccggcccaacgcatctggtcaccagtgcgtctcctcgggccggcgtacatggcaccagccttacgcatggtgtccccggttcgcctacataggccggtgcgggttattccacctccccgcactggtcaggcgacggggagcatacaaccaggtaaggttgggcaggctcggcgttcaagggagccagtacgcctgcacggtccggtatttccggcgccacctccccgccccaacccagtaccaccagtgcctcctccacgcactagctatatggtgcgtgtctccagccctttaccaccagtgtctaaaccacgcaccaagcctcctgtgtgtccccagagtcctgtacgtcctgttgctgctccccgcactagccctgagatgcgtgtccccagcccggtgccaccagtcccggcaccacgcaccaggcctacagtgcgcctcagccggcaggagtctgccgtctgcacagcgatgactgaactgcccgtctgccaagcgccatctgagccatccgtctccccagcgccatctgagccatccgtctccccagcgccatctgagccatccgtctgcaatgagcctgcaaagccgcccgtctgccatgagcctgcaaagccgcccgtctgccatgagcctactgagccgtccgccagacaggagccgctagagccgccagccagacaggagccgctagagccgtccgtcagacaggatctgccagagccgccaaccagacaggatctgccagagccgccaaccagacaggatctgccagagccgccaaccagacaggatctgccagatcagtcagccagccatgagcagccagatccgtcagccagccatgagcagccagatccgtcagccagccatgagcagccagatccgtcagccagccatgagcagccagatccgtcagctagccatgagcagccagatccgtcagctagtcatgagcagccagatccgtcagccagccatgagcagccagatccgtcagccagccatgagcagccagatccgtcagccagccatgagcagccagatccgtcagctagccatgagcagccagatccgtcagctagccatgagcagccagatccgtcagctagccatgagcagccagatccgtcagctagccatgagcagccagatccgtcagctagccatgagcagccagatccgtcagccagccatgagcagccagatccgtcagctagccatgggccgtccctcagtccggagctgcagtccctcagtccggagctgcagtccctcagtccggagctgccattcctcagtccggagctgccattcctcagtccggagctgccattcctcagtccggagctgccccttaccctggtgctgccccttaccctggtgctgccccttaccctggtgctgccccttaccctggtgctgccccttaccctggtgctgccccttaccctggtgctgccccttaccctggtgctgccccttaccctggtgctgccccttaccctggtactgccccttaccctggtactgccccttagtccggaactgccccttaatgcagtgtggttaatgtggaggggggtcatctggaggaagctaaggaggcggttagggactgtggtgacgtggggaccacgaccagagccggagccgccaccatggatggaagcccacccagaccctcccctagactgtgtaatggtgcgcccggagttcgcaccttaaggggggggttatgtcacgccctggccttagtattttttgttttctttattattttagttaggtcagggtgtgacatggggaatgtttgtgttttgttggttttgggtgttttttatggtaaaggggttgttgtgtagtatatgggtttgtgtggagttcaggtgtctagcgttgtctatgtatgtttagttgtctaggagagtctatggttacctgaatgagttcccaattagagacagctgattttggttgtctctgattgggagccttatttagggtagccataggctctcattggttgtgggtaattgtctatgtgatacgtttgtagccagtgtgtgcacatcgttgttttagcttcacgatcgttttgtttagtgtttaagtgtttttgtttcgtgtgccttcttcgttaaataaaaggagatggcttattttccaagtgctgcgtattggtccgtcaatcctccacacgatcgtgacaatgtgtGTATTATGTTGAGTCATCTACCTCAACCAAGATTATTATagttttgtgtttttatattcgTTTCTATTCATAGTAGATTCAAGATTTGTGTTTTAAATTCAGTTGAGTTGTGTTTTTACATAAACCTTACTTGTTTCATTAAAACATGTATATTTTGTTTTAGTGTTAGGGACAGAAAGAAGCCTATGTGTGGGAGGCTAGGAGACATGCATGTGTTGAGTGTTTTTTGGGGATGTAACTTCTTGCAACTGTGGGGAAGTAATGCAcaaggtgtcacaccctgatctgtttcacctgtctttgtgattgtctccacccacctccatgtgtctcctgttttccccattgtatttatccctgtgtttcctgtctctctgtgccagttcgtctcgtTTTGCCAAgttaaccagcatttctcctagCTCCTATTTTTCCCGGTCTCTGTTGTTTcctagccctcctggttttgaccctcgcCTGTCCGGACGCCGtatccgcctgcctgaccactctgcctgttctgtcctcgagcctgcctatcgcctggtactgtttggactttggcctggtttatgaactctctcctgtccccgacctgctttttgcctaccccttttggtatAATAAATAttggagctcaaccatctgcctcctgtgtctgaaaTTTGGTCTTGCCCTGTGCCCGTCCGTATATAaggggcaattccatggtaaagGAATGATGCTTTGACTCAGATTTTTCTCTTTAAAATATATGCCCAacaaaacattgatttcaaagtttaacaaaccatacgaATCTACACACAAGGACTAGTTTGAACAATTTACAAAGAatttcacaaaaacacatttactggaataaccgtgcagatgcaaagtttggtagcAGAATTACaataaaatctccctcagttgtTTAACAACAttttccaaaaactctgtttaATATTAGGAGATAGTGAACTACAGGGAAATGAgacccgagcacgcccccattctcattgacagggctgtagtggagcaggttgagaggatcaagttccttggtgtccacatcaccaacgaactgtcatggtccaaacacaccaagacagtcgtgaagagggcacgccaatgcctattccccctcaggagactgaaaagacttggcatgggtcctcagatcctcaaagttatacagctgcaccatcgagagcatcctgactggttgcatcaccgcttggtatggcaactgctcggcctccgaccgcaaggcactacagagggtagtgcatacggcccagtacatcactgtacaAGTACAAGCAAGTACAAGCACCCAGTAAAAGCTGCCTGctgtccaggacctctataccatgcGATGTCAAAGAAAGGCCCTccccccatttttacgctgctgatactctctgtttattatctatgaatagtcacctacatgtacatattacctacatgtacatattacataaattacctcaactaacttgtgccaccgcacattgactctgtaccggtaccccctgtatataaacttgtttatttaaaaaagatatatatattacgcccccaaacaagaccaatCATAGAAGTCTATGTCACAGTACAGCATAGCAGATCACAGTAGATTGGTCTATTTCTAATACCTTTTGTAAGATGTTAGACGCTGTTTATTAAGACCCGTTTTCCAGCtatttgaccagaaatcaaagcctttgcttattcctaattcttaggttggaaaatgtatatatgccttaattaaaaatatatatactcttggctttcatttgacacccgatttgacatgctcctatgaactttacatgttggtgctcatgggtccgtTAAGATGGATATGCCCTAAGGTGATGGGTCAGGtcataggttaggttaggtttaaaggtagactcagcgagatAACATAGATGCACGAAGTAAACAGCAAAATATTTTTGCAACAACCAGAAGCACTGAAGAGTGAGGCGAAACatctctgctgttttggtcccgTAGCTACCACGTTGTAGCAGCGTACCTGTGCCAATACACAGATACTATGTGTGACTGTGTATGAGCATAGTCTTGCATCATGCTCATCTCAATGGACACGTTTGAGCGGATTCTTTTTGTCAAGTTGGTGACAGTCGTTGGTCACCGCCTTTCAAATTGTGTTGCATTCTGAGGTCAAAAAATTGTTTGACTTGAGCCTACCTGTCGACTGCATAAACTTTACAAAAATCATGTGATCAAAAGGCATGAAGTTTTGACTGCAATCGActgcaaattggatgcagtctatcacagtgccatccgttttgtcaccaaagccccatatactacccaccactgcgacctgtacgctctcgttggctggccctcgcttcacactcgtcgccaaacccactggctccaggtcatctacaagaccctgctaggtaaagtccccccttatctcagctcgctggtcaccatagcaacgcccacccgtagcacgcgctccagcaggtatatctctctggtcacccccaaaaccaattcttcctttggccgcctctccttccagttctctgctaccaatgactggaacgaactacaaaaatctctgaaactggaaacacttatctccctcactagctttaagcaccagctttcagagcagctcatagattactgcacctgtacatagcccatctataatttagcccaaacaactacctctttacttactgtatttatttattttgctcctttgcaccccattatttctatctctactttgcaccttcttccactgcaaaccaaccattccagtgtttttttttttacttgctatattgtatttttttcgcctccatggcctatttattgcctttacatcccttatctcacctcacttgctcatattgtatatagacttatttttcactgtattattgactgtatgtttgttttactccatgtgtaactatgtgttgttgtatgtgtcgaactgctttgctttatcttggccaggtcgcaattgtaaatgagaacgtgttctcaatttgcctacctggttaaataaaggtgaaataaataactaaaaataaaataaaagttgcTCTTCACCAACTTTGTCCTGTAGCCAATGACTGCACTGTGAAGGctctattgtcaaccaatcattaggtggtttttgtttgacccatgtgaccaaaaacaagaaCCAACTTGCTTTATGTGTACAGTGGATATTCAAAATCAATGGGATATTTGAGACTCTCTCTCACTAATTTATTGTACAATGTGTAAACACACAATATTATATTAGGATTTCAGTTTGTGTGATATGGGGGATAGATACATGTTTATTTCCTCCTTACGAAGAAAACCTTTTATAATCAATGGCAACACTGTCATGTTGATttgagccttgctgttggaaaaaTCACTTTAGTGTCCGACTTTCATTTGTCGCAGATGCACCTCTCCCAGACTTACTCCTCGACTTTCGTCTACTGTCGGGTGCTTTAGCCGTACAACTCAAAAACGCCTGATATGGTGTTGTTTGTGGCAATGTCAtcttgctgagtctacctttcaATTATGAAGTCAATCTCAATGTGAACCGTCAGATTCAGAAGCTTGAAACTCCCATAAGAAAAACGTGAAAACCCGAAACGCaagatgtaaagtgttggttccatgtttcatgagttgaaataaatagttttgtcacacaacacaatgccacaattttgagggagcgtgcaattggcatgctgactacaggaatttCCGCCAGAGTTGttgtcagagaatttaatgttaatttctctaccataagccacctccaatgtaattttagagaacttggcagtacgtccaacattTTTCAAATGGGtttgttaattattttatttcagtttactaaataatatttttttatgatCAGTTAGTTTCACTTTCACAGTTTCACTATAACCTCAGCAGATACCTTATTGCCTAATATTTTGCAGGCTATTGGGAAAGGGGCAGTGACGGATTTAGGCTAAGGCGACATGGGCAGCCACCCAAGGCGGCATCTTGCCAGGGGCGGCATGGGGCGCCcgcacaaaatatatatatatttttcaaataaaaataattacaaatatttttaaaatatgatTTTATATCGCTCCTTTGCACATTacatcaatgatatcatgtcaccgcgTGGGATTGTAGGtaaattaaccttgtcggagtggacgccctgattctagtttgtgagctaggcaggctactgcctgggaaggtctcccactcagaagtacgagaggaggaggtggcgggtaaatctatcaaatagcgcacctctaactttgtacagtactaatgcaattagtaatgCAATTAGGTGTGCaatttagtttgtgtttcttgtttgaagAGCAATAGTGTAATAATCATGTTCTCTTCTTTATAAGTGTGTTAttctatttgtgtatttgtgtgatataggatttgtgcaatttagttatatgtgtgtgtattttgttAGCAATACGGTAATGTTGTAATAATTAAAGtatcttttttatttgtatttatatactacaatttgtttctatttgtctttgttacttctttttgatatttatgagtctaattattgtatttattttttatatacttttaatGTTATGATtctttatttgtgttgttccgaATGACTGAATAAAAATAACAGCTGAATAAAAATAACAGAATGGTGATTTATTTGGGGGGAGGGGCGCTGAAGTGggggttcgcccagggagccataacagctagaaccgccactggggcgatgcctagtcagttgtacaactgaatgcctctTCGGCATTTAACCAAAACCCTCTGAATAAGAGGTGCGGGGACTGACTTAATTGGCATCCGCGTctttggcgcccggggaacagtgtgccttgctcaggggcaaaatgacagatttttaccttgccagctcggagatttgatccagcaatctttcgttattggcccaacgctctcaccactaggctgcctgccgggGTGGAGATTGAAAAGCATTGTCTTATAATTAGTTGGCTGATAGATAAAGGCTACATTCCTAACCGCTCCCTTCCTCTCAGCAAAAGAGGAAGGGAGCTGAGTTTATGCAGGTTGAGATGTGTGCGTATGAGAGGGAGGATATACTGTATCTGGCTATTTGACGGAAAACCAAGAAGAATTTCATTATTCACACCCCGTCATTTACATAGTTCATTCATTGAGTGAGAACGCGATGCACATGGAAAAAACGTGCATGTCCGGACATCGACCTGTGCGCCAGAAACTCCCCACCTCTGTCATTCTTGTTAAATGGGGCGTGCATGAGTATTCACATATTCACCCCCCCTTATCTAGTTACATTCCTGGACCCCCACTCCTGGATcggatgccacacacacacacacacacacacacacacacacacacacacacacacacacacacacacacacacacacacacacacacacacacacacacacacacacacgcacacaccaatcCATCAATACATGTCCATTATCGCAATCCATGTGCATCAATACATTTCCATATCCCAATCTTCCATATCCCTTTCATAGGCTAGGCTACTGGCTACATAACATGTTTTGTCAAGCAACCAGTAGTAGCAACCAGTAGGCCTAATAACAGGTTAATAACTGCGAAGCAGAATGCAGCAGCATGCAATAGCCTGTCCAGACTTAACACTAGACGAAATACTTACATAAAGTTCCAATAAGAGAATGCATTCATGGTGCAACTCATCAGCAAGAGCAGCTGCCCTCGCAGTTCGGGATTGTTCCGAACCAGCCCCTCTTCTTGTACGTGTCCCTGCCATATTCAGTAGAGAAGCAACAGACAGGCACCGAATAGCAATAACGTTTTCTTTCCTTTTTTTTAACTTTCCCTTCTGTCTGCTAGTTTTCTTGTTTCATAGTGCTCAAATTTAGACAGCCATCAAGAAGCGCGTCTCCGCCCTTTCTCGGGCTTCAACCAAGCCAGTTAATTCAATACCTTTCTGTGTACGAATTCCTTCCCTTACTTCCACAACTTTACCCGTTGTGTTACTGTGTTGCGGGATTAAATATCCTTGTCTAGTGCCACACCTCCTCTTCCCCCGGTAGGCTTATGTCAGGCAGGCATGTGGAATTTAACGGGATAACTAAAGCGGAGGCGTAGGAATGGGAGGAGTCGCACGTTGGTAAGCTATTATTTATTCATGAAGAGTTTAAACGAATTAGCCTGACAGAATGACGAATCTATTCAACAAGACTAGTGACGCGTTGACGCGCTAGTCGGGACTAGGAAACTCGGAAATGTCAGACTTGCTAATTGGTTGTGGTTATACACGTCCCGCgaacaaccagttagcaagtctgGCATTTCCGAGTTTCCT
The window above is part of the Salvelinus fontinalis isolate EN_2023a chromosome 42, ASM2944872v1, whole genome shotgun sequence genome. Proteins encoded here:
- the LOC129841273 gene encoding uncharacterized protein LOC129841273; this encodes MAGTRTRRGAGSEQSRTARAAALADELHHECILLLELYRKKEAFAEELTVGGECLVTVPLLSSQLSPNDRLWRLYSALLQCRNLLERAIGLEEGVGNGGDRAQYESQKKTVRDRLGHLIASTRLLLEDGAGTAAFTPDPKNSEKDSPVNGSPFALKLWIYRIFNELEHWTLTASKTLKALHPDGAAPKERGTRGRPRGRRTRR